In Rickettsiella endosymbiont of Aleochara curtula, one genomic interval encodes:
- the leuS gene encoding leucine--tRNA ligase — MQEQYQPLALEADIQKFWEEHQCFKVTEDLNKEKFYCLSMFPYPSGHLHVGHVRNYVLGDVIARYQRMLGKNVLHPIGWDAFGLPAENAAIEKGIPPAKWTYANIEHMRKQFKQLGLSFDWSREITTCKPDYYRWEQWLFIQLLKNGLAYKKNAVVNWDPVDKTVLANEQVIDGRGWRSGALVERKEIPQWFLKITDYADELLNDLDTLEAWPDEVKTMQRNWIGRSQGLTIQFTVDHPALDSIEVFTTRPDTLFGTTFIAVSPQHPIAHYVAKHDPKLQAIIARYQQIPTSEEATAHLEKKGFSTQLNACNPLTKENLPIWIANFVKTDYGSGAIMGVPAHDERDFEFAKKYDLPIRPVILSAQSHDYQSAALISHTGTLMNSGPYTGLSVELASVTIAKQLIKEKTAVHTTHYRLRDWGVSRQRYWGTPIPIIYCPTCGVVPVPEEDLPVVLPESIEFKGVGSPLKNMPEFYQTHCPTCKQPATRETDTLDTFVESSWYYARFACPTQNRAMLDDRAKYWTPVDHYIGGIEHAVLHLLYARFFHKVLRDLDLLNSNEPFTRLLTQGMVLKDGAKMSKSKGNTVDPAKLMSQYGADTLRLFILFAAPPEQSLEWSDAGVEGAYRFLKRLWALAYGNSWIMELNETHKHSFTQAIDWTKIPNEYRSLRRQIHEILQVARNDYERQQFNTVIASCMKLLNTLQTASHLLHSTNDDDAALTLKHLIWQGLSILLRLLAPIVPHIAHALWKELKFCGLISKAQWPKVAADALTVEKIDWVIQVNGKLRAQLSLDIHYNDETLKAIILNDPQIKRYTENQTIKKIIIVPKKLVNIVI; from the coding sequence ATGCAAGAACAATATCAACCATTAGCACTTGAAGCTGACATCCAAAAATTTTGGGAAGAGCATCAATGTTTCAAGGTCACTGAAGATCTTAATAAAGAAAAATTTTATTGCCTCTCTATGTTTCCCTACCCTAGCGGTCATTTACACGTAGGTCATGTTCGTAATTATGTGTTGGGTGATGTCATTGCGCGCTATCAGCGCATGCTAGGTAAAAATGTTTTGCACCCCATCGGTTGGGATGCTTTTGGATTACCTGCTGAAAATGCTGCGATCGAAAAAGGAATACCACCCGCCAAATGGACTTATGCCAACATTGAGCATATGCGTAAACAATTTAAACAACTCGGCTTAAGTTTTGATTGGAGTCGAGAAATTACTACGTGTAAACCCGATTATTACCGATGGGAGCAATGGCTTTTTATTCAATTACTTAAGAACGGCTTAGCCTATAAAAAAAACGCCGTGGTGAATTGGGATCCTGTTGATAAAACCGTATTAGCGAATGAACAAGTGATTGATGGTCGCGGTTGGCGTTCTGGTGCACTTGTAGAACGTAAAGAAATTCCGCAATGGTTTTTAAAAATCACCGATTATGCCGATGAATTATTAAATGACCTTGATACTTTAGAAGCATGGCCTGATGAAGTCAAAACCATGCAGCGCAATTGGATAGGTCGATCTCAAGGCTTAACGATTCAGTTTACAGTTGATCATCCTGCATTAGACTCGATTGAAGTTTTTACTACCCGTCCTGACACTCTATTTGGCACTACTTTTATCGCGGTTTCGCCTCAGCATCCGATTGCACACTATGTCGCCAAGCACGATCCCAAGTTGCAAGCTATCATTGCCCGTTATCAACAAATCCCAACATCTGAAGAAGCCACTGCGCATTTAGAAAAGAAAGGTTTTAGCACTCAACTCAACGCCTGCAATCCACTGACTAAGGAAAATTTGCCGATATGGATTGCCAACTTTGTCAAAACTGACTATGGCTCGGGAGCGATTATGGGAGTGCCTGCTCACGATGAGCGCGATTTTGAATTCGCAAAGAAATATGATCTACCAATACGCCCGGTCATACTATCCGCTCAGTCACACGATTATCAGTCAGCTGCGCTTATTTCGCATACTGGAACATTAATGAATTCGGGTCCTTATACCGGATTAAGTGTTGAATTAGCCTCTGTAACGATTGCAAAACAATTAATAAAAGAAAAAACCGCTGTGCATACCACCCATTACCGACTTCGTGATTGGGGTGTTTCACGTCAACGTTATTGGGGAACACCTATTCCTATTATTTACTGTCCTACTTGTGGTGTAGTTCCTGTTCCAGAAGAAGATTTACCTGTTGTACTTCCGGAAAGCATAGAATTTAAGGGCGTTGGTTCGCCTTTAAAAAATATGCCTGAGTTTTATCAAACCCACTGTCCTACGTGTAAACAGCCAGCCACCAGAGAAACAGATACTCTAGATACGTTCGTCGAATCTTCATGGTATTACGCACGTTTTGCCTGCCCGACGCAAAACAGAGCCATGTTAGATGACAGAGCAAAATATTGGACGCCTGTTGATCATTACATTGGCGGCATTGAACATGCGGTATTACATTTACTCTATGCGCGTTTTTTTCATAAAGTATTACGCGATTTAGATTTACTGAATTCTAATGAACCCTTTACACGCTTGCTGACACAAGGCATGGTGCTCAAAGACGGCGCAAAAATGTCTAAATCTAAGGGAAATACTGTCGATCCTGCCAAACTGATGTCACAGTATGGAGCGGATACTTTACGATTATTTATTTTATTCGCGGCCCCTCCTGAGCAGTCCTTAGAATGGTCTGATGCAGGTGTCGAAGGCGCTTATCGATTTTTAAAACGTTTATGGGCTTTAGCGTATGGCAATTCTTGGATAATGGAACTCAATGAAACGCATAAACATAGTTTCACACAGGCCATCGATTGGACAAAAATTCCAAATGAATATCGTAGTTTACGTCGGCAAATTCATGAGATTTTACAAGTTGCGCGCAATGATTATGAACGGCAACAATTTAATACCGTTATTGCCAGTTGCATGAAACTTTTGAATACGCTACAAACAGCCAGCCATTTATTACACTCTACTAATGATGATGATGCAGCACTCACGCTTAAACATTTAATCTGGCAAGGTTTAAGCATATTACTACGCTTACTAGCCCCTATCGTTCCCCATATAGCTCATGCTTTATGGAAGGAACTCAAATTTTGCGGTTTAATTAGTAAGGCACAATGGCCGAAAGTGGCGGCTGATGCTTTAACCGTTGAAAAAATTGATTGGGTGATACAAGTAAATGGTAAATTACGTGCACAATTATCACTTGATATACACTATAACGATGAAACACTGAAAGCGATTATTCTTAATGACCCCCAAATCAAACGTTATACTGAAAATCAAACGATTAAAAAAATCATTATAGTCCCCAAAAAATTAGTTAATATTGTCATTTAA